The Eriocheir sinensis breed Jianghai 21 chromosome 4, ASM2467909v1, whole genome shotgun sequence genome has a segment encoding these proteins:
- the LOC127009230 gene encoding uncharacterized protein LOC127009230, which produces MAPTASPRAGQAMARRGPLFSKALFLLLLPLLVPPGSMEVLRMGELNSGVVHDGYGITTTTAAPNTSTTLLDHDFPKGPLRLLRLAVFCDPALLHRLADHYPARPHDALHLYVTTFVAALEDLLRQGAPLQLELVQLVAWEDKQAVPLQAGGLTGGVLKNFCEWVSALRPAKGDPLHWQHALLLTGEDLFESTPSSLGASFVGGMCHPHGSCSVVEAGTFKAVHVAAHELAHSMGVPHDGEAGASACKGDGFIMSQSMTQASFSWSSCSKDAFATFLEQDKCLEKAQVLQAVEHNAGGLPGQRFPADQQCVIAYGPEYKAAPSTTSICKYLSCSNGYMTRGAHPALAGTTCGRNMVCVAGECSASPDTPTNTHPPNQPPTQPPSWPPFQPPEQPTTKPPSWPPFQQPTQPPNWPPFQPPEQPTTKPPNWPPFQMPTNPPNWPPFQPPNQPPEQPPFQPPNRPPICKPNGSPFNRPPFCKPYRPPFNSPNWPPSVIFNPVMESAFRLAAVPNEVSTIPLPLRCMLLPAFLHPYIGCGSSLINYPSSSSNSSEARLATSARSLTSLSISASSQENGQEGGEMVPPHHVNLEKTTPFTFHNTNWSTAYLPSSPPSHSYLPSFYSSLSTIIPQTYDIPSNYAYPALEKNNSVPKSIEVENREESLTKDKRIEGYDAPSSNQHSSKGKESNNVKEKGDTEGNEVPAVNYKMLASQMSNITSHAAEEQTLPSFSITRQGTAEKASMKYDATPHSIIQPLLPKSAADSADFRQDADGIADDGEEKKGNDGGDCDDLNDAHKCSSHDRENTYQGEDNKGVTDSDPGGRDPRSSTNKDSIGKWTLPKFNVTGIGLYVPMPPNSIRQLLAQVFTESHRATTPSPEAGRPVALLRDAAVQHPVLAATAPAYARNSLSSACSSQCGGGIRTIYQVCVEVTDPEKVVSEDKCVGLPNYHAPYNQVCNAFPCRNPRWEAGPWSPCSEWCGVGLQHRLVGCVTPLGEDRTSSTLAAAWFMKPSDCPGDMPIPVRVCEGPCQPVDCSLPANILHMACSSHLKDPPLEQDHKEKI; this is translated from the exons ATGGCACCAACGGCTTCGCCTAGGGCAGGACAGGCCATGGCCCGTAGGGGGCCGCTATTCTCCAAGGCCTTGTTCCTGTTGCTACTGCCCCTCTTGGTACCGCCAGGAAGTATGGAAGTGTTG CGGATGGGTGAACTGAACTCCGGCGTGGTTCATGACGGTTatggcatcaccaccaccaccgccgccccaaACACATCCACCACGCTGCTGGACCACG ATTTTCCCAAGGGGCCGCTGCGACTGCTCCGGCTGGCTGTGTTTTGTGACCCCGCGCTATTGCACCGCCTGGCCGACCACTACCCCGCCCGCCCGCACGACGCCCTCCACCTCTACGTCACCACCTTCGTCGCCgca CTGGAGGACCTCTTGCGTCAAGGCGCCCCGCTACAGCTGGAGTTGGTGCAGCTCGTGGCGTGGGAGGACAAGCAGGCGGTGCCGTTACAGGCTGGCGGACTGACAGGCGGCGTCTTGAAAAACTTTTGCGAGTGGGTGAGCGCCCTGCGGCCCGCCAAGGGTGACCCACTGCACTGGCAACACGCCCTGCTGCTTACCGG AGAAGACCTATTTGAGTCCACGCCTTCCTCCCTCGGGGCGAGCTTCGTCGGAGGGATGTGTCACCCTCACGGCTCCTGCTCCGTGGTGGAGGCGGGTACCTTCAAGGCAGTGCACGTGGCTGCCCACGAGCTGGCTCACTCCATGGGTGTCCCTCACGACGGAGAGGCCGGCGCCTCAGCCTGCAAGGGAGACGGCTTCATCATGTCACAAAGCATGACACAGGCATCCTTTTCCTGGTCGTCTTGCTCCAAGGACGCCTTCGCTACCTTTCTTGA GCAAGACAAGTGCTTGGAGAAGGCACAGGTGCTGCAGGCTGTAGAGCACAATGCTGGGGGTTTACCAGGGCAGAGGTTCCCAGCTGACCAGCAGTGTGTCATCGCCTATGGACCAGAATACAAAGCGGCACCATCCACTACA AGCATTTGTAAGTATTTAAGCTGCAGCAATGGGTACATGACACGGGGTGCCCACCCTGCCCTGGCTGGCACCACCTGTGGTAGGAACATGGTGTGTGTTGCGGGAGAATGCAGTGCCTCACCTGACACCCCAACGAATACTCACCCACCCAACCAGCCACCAACTCAGCCACCCAGCTGGCCTCCCTTCCAACCACCTGAGCAGCCAACCACCAAACCCCCCAGCTGGCCTCCCTTCCAACAGCCCACCCAGCCCCCCAATTGGCCTCCCTTCCAACCACCTGAGCAGCCAACCACCAAACCCCCTAATTGGCCTCCCTTCCAAATGCCCACCAACCCCCCCAATTGGCCTCCCTTCCAACCCCCCAACCAACCTCCTGAGCAGCCACCATTCCAACCACCAAACAGGCCACCCATCTGTAAGCCCAACGGCTCTCCTTTCAACCGGCCACCTTTCTGTAAGCCCTACCGCCCTCCTTTCAACTCACCCAACTGGCCACCCTCGGTAATCTTCAATCCCGTGATGGAGTCAGCCTTCCGTCTGGCAGCTGTCCCCAACGAG GTCAGCACAATACCACTGCCTCTTCGTTGCATGctcctcccagccttccttcACCCCTACATTGGCTGTGGCTCCAGCCTCATcaactatccctcctcctcctccaacagttctgaggcaagGTTGGCTACGTCAGCAAGATCCTTAACCTCACTGTCTATATCAGCTTCCTCTCAAGAGAATGGACAAGAAGGGGGTGAGATGGTTCCTCCCCACCATGTAAATCTTGAGAAAACAACACCATTCACTTTCCATAACACCAACTGGAGCACCGCTTATCTGCCgtcatctcctccttcccattcctaccttccttctttctattcctcactCTCCACCATCATCCCCCAAACGTATGATATTCCTTCCAATTATGCGTACCCCGCCCTGGAAAAGAACAACAGTGTACCTAAATCAATAGAAGTGGAAAATAGGGAGGAGAGCCTCACCAAAGACAAAAGAATTGAAGGATATGATGCACCATCATCCAACCAACATTCATctaagggaaaggagagcaacaatgtgaaagagaaaggagatacaGAGGGAAATGAAGTGCCAGCTGTGAACTACAAGATGTTAGCTTCTCAAATGTCAAATATTACTAGTCATGCAGCTGAAGAACAAACACTCCCATCCTTTAGTATTACAAGACAAGGCACAGCAGAGAAAGCTTCCATGAAGTATGATGCCACTCCACACAGCATTATACAACCACTGCTTCCTAAGAGTGCTGCAGACAGTGCAGACTTTAGGCAGGATGCTGATGGGATTGCCGATGACGGCGAAGAGAAGAAAGGCAATGATGGAGGTGACTGTGATGATTTAAATGATGCACACAAATGCAGCAGTCATGACAGGGAAAACACTTACCAAGGTGAAGACAACAAGGGTGTAACTGATAGTGACCCAGGAGGCAGAGACCCCAGGAGCAGCACCAACAAAGACAGCATCGGGAAATGGACTTTACCGAAATTCAACGTGACAGGAATTGGCCTCTATGTCCCAATGCCACCCAATTCTATTCGTCAACTGCTAGCTCAGGTGTTTACTGAGAGCCACAGAGCCACCACGCCAAGCCCAGAAGCAGGCAG ACCAGTGGCTTTGCTTCGGGATGCTGCTGTTCAACACCCTGTCCTGGCCGCCACCGCCCCTGCCTACGCCCGCAACAGCCTCTCCTCTGCCTGCAGCAGTCAATGTGGTGGTGGCATCCGAACCATCTATCAG GTATGTGTGGAGGTGACGGACCCAGAGAAGGTGGTGTCAGAAGACAAGTGTGTAGGTCTGCCGAACTACCACGCTCCCTACAACCAAGTTTGCAATGCCTTTCCATGCCGGAACCCAAG ATGGGAGGCAGGTCCCTGGAGCCCCTGCTCTGAGTGGTGTGGTGTCGGGCTGCAGCACCGCCTTGTGGGCTGTGTCACACCTTTGGGGGAGGACAGAACCTCCTCCACTCTTGCTGCCGCCTGGTTCATGAAGCCCAGCGACTGCCCCGGCGACATGCCCATCCCTGTGCGGGTGTGTGAGGGTCCCTGCCAGCCAG TGGATTGCAGCCTCCCAGCCAACATCCTACACATGGCCTGCTCCAGCCACCTGAAGGATCCGCCTCTGGAACAAGACCACAAAGAGAAAATTTAA